The Vescimonas coprocola genome includes a window with the following:
- a CDS encoding ABC transporter ATP-binding protein produces MIRKLAPYTKGYRVYILLGILCSAGEAVLELMLPKAMSNIVDYGIGGNGGAGDRSYILTMGLKMVLMALICLALGVGAAALAAKAGMGFGANVRDAEYRQVQRFSFSNIEHFSTASLITRLTNDVSSVQMTLMMGMRMLVRAPVMLITALVMALRISLQLSQIFLVILPLLALMVFIILRYVGPFFTSLQKATDGLNLVVQEDLNAIRVVKSFVREDREKEKFFQRSETLRQTAERAFGFVVTFIPMVNLIMGGTIVSIMWLGGHYVAGGQMLSGDLLAFFTYASEILMALMMVAMVMMVLTRSIACGKRIVEVLEEQPEITDDDAVKEIADDGTKRELSLSDGSIRFDHVYFKYHPDSAEWNLTDIDFSIASGMTVGILGGTGSAKSTLVSLIPRLYEATEGAVYVGGHNVKDYTMETLREGCAMVLQKNTLFSGTIRDNLRWGDENATDQEMEAACRMACADEFISRMPDGYDTRIEQGGTNVSGGQKQRLCIARAILRKPKVLILDDSTSAVDTATDAKIRAALKEALPGSTKLIIAQRISSVMDADMILVLDDGKISGIGTHEQLMASNQIYREVYQSQQEGVSIDG; encoded by the coding sequence ATGATACGCAAGCTTGCCCCGTATACCAAGGGGTATCGGGTCTACATCCTGCTGGGCATCCTCTGCTCGGCAGGCGAAGCGGTGCTGGAGCTGATGCTGCCCAAGGCCATGAGCAACATCGTGGACTACGGCATCGGCGGCAACGGCGGCGCCGGAGACCGCAGCTACATCCTTACCATGGGCCTGAAGATGGTGCTGATGGCCCTGATCTGTCTGGCGCTGGGCGTGGGCGCAGCAGCGCTGGCCGCCAAGGCCGGCATGGGCTTCGGCGCCAACGTCCGTGACGCAGAGTACCGGCAGGTACAGCGCTTCTCCTTTTCCAACATCGAGCACTTTTCCACTGCCTCCCTCATCACCCGGCTCACCAACGACGTCTCGTCGGTGCAGATGACCCTGATGATGGGGATGCGGATGCTGGTAAGGGCTCCGGTGATGCTCATCACCGCTCTGGTGATGGCCCTTCGCATCAGTCTGCAGCTGAGCCAGATCTTTCTGGTGATCCTGCCGCTGCTGGCACTGATGGTGTTCATCATACTGCGGTATGTGGGGCCCTTTTTCACCTCCCTGCAAAAGGCCACCGACGGACTGAATCTGGTGGTGCAGGAGGATCTGAATGCCATCCGTGTGGTGAAGTCTTTCGTCCGGGAGGACCGGGAGAAGGAGAAATTCTTCCAGCGCAGCGAGACGCTCCGCCAGACGGCGGAGCGGGCCTTCGGCTTCGTGGTGACCTTCATCCCCATGGTGAACCTCATTATGGGCGGCACCATCGTATCCATCATGTGGCTGGGCGGTCACTATGTGGCCGGCGGCCAGATGCTCTCCGGCGACCTGCTGGCCTTCTTCACCTACGCCTCCGAAATTCTCATGGCCCTGATGATGGTGGCCATGGTGATGATGGTGCTGACCCGCTCCATCGCCTGCGGCAAGCGCATTGTGGAGGTGCTGGAGGAGCAGCCGGAGATCACCGACGACGATGCCGTGAAGGAGATCGCCGACGACGGCACCAAGAGGGAGCTTTCCCTCTCCGACGGTTCCATCCGCTTTGACCACGTTTACTTCAAATACCATCCCGACAGCGCCGAGTGGAACCTGACGGATATCGACTTCTCCATTGCCAGCGGTATGACCGTGGGTATTCTGGGCGGCACCGGCAGCGCCAAGAGCACACTGGTGAGCCTGATCCCCCGGCTGTATGAGGCCACGGAGGGGGCCGTCTATGTAGGCGGTCACAACGTCAAGGACTACACCATGGAGACGCTGCGGGAGGGCTGCGCCATGGTGCTGCAGAAGAACACTCTGTTCTCCGGCACCATCCGGGATAACCTCCGCTGGGGCGACGAGAATGCCACCGACCAGGAGATGGAGGCCGCCTGCCGCATGGCCTGCGCCGACGAGTTCATCTCCCGGATGCCCGACGGCTACGACACCCGCATCGAGCAGGGCGGCACCAATGTCTCCGGCGGGCAGAAGCAGCGCCTGTGCATCGCACGGGCCATTCTCCGCAAGCCCAAGGTGCTGATCCTGGACGACTCCACCTCCGCCGTGGACACCGCTACCGACGCCAAGATCCGTGCGGCGCTGAAGGAGGCGCTGCCCGGCTCCACCAAGCTTATCATCGCCCAGCGCATCTCCTCCGTTATGGACGCCGATATGATCCTTGTGCTGGACGACGGCAAAATTTCCGGCATAGGTACCCATGAACAGCTGATGGCGTCCAATCAGATCTATCGGGAAGTCTATCAGTCTCAGCAGGAAGGGGTGAGCATCGATGGCTGA
- a CDS encoding ABC transporter ATP-binding protein, protein MAEQKNSMPPRRPGGPGHGPRSHGYQRPQDLRGTVKKLLHYVGRYKGLLVLVAICLLLSSVGSVASSYFLKPAINNYILPGDFAGLLKLLVLMGLVFVLSALCSYVYSRIMVRVSQRTVAALRQDLFDKLQGLPLRYFDTHQSGDLMSRFTNDIDTVSEMINNSFANVLSNSLTFLCTIGMLLYLNWALTLITFAFLGLMLLVVKTIGSRSRVSFQRQQAALGDLNGYIEEMIEGQKVIKVFHHEQQAIDQFSVRNDTYQTAATMAQTYAGSMMPATANLSRINYAVTCCVGGLLAMGGVFDIGSLGAYLLYVKQVSQPVSQISQQVNTILAAMAGAERIFAVMEVQPEEDEGQTTIVRVEKNGDTLTEVPQRTGHWAWKKPDSSLTELRGDVRFDHVTFGYDPDKAVLHDISLFAEPGQKIAFVGSTGAGKTTITNLINRFYDIQQGTITYDGIDVREIRKNSLRKSLGIVLQDTHLFTGTIADNIRYGKLDATDEQVRAAAKLANADTFIRHLPQGYDTVITGDGGSLSQGERQLLAIARAAVSDPPVLILDEATSSIDTRTEKLIEQGMDSLMEGRTVFVIAHRLSTVRNAQAILVLEQGQIIERGNHETLLAQKGKYYQLYTGQSELS, encoded by the coding sequence ATGGCTGAACAGAAAAATTCCATGCCGCCCCGCCGTCCCGGCGGACCCGGCCACGGCCCCCGCAGCCACGGCTATCAGCGGCCCCAGGACCTGCGGGGTACGGTGAAGAAGCTGCTGCACTATGTGGGCCGCTATAAGGGCCTGCTGGTACTGGTGGCCATCTGCCTGCTGCTCAGCTCCGTGGGTTCCGTGGCCAGCAGCTACTTCCTCAAGCCCGCCATCAACAACTACATCCTCCCCGGCGACTTCGCCGGTCTGCTGAAGCTGCTGGTGCTGATGGGGCTGGTGTTCGTGCTGTCGGCTCTGTGCTCCTATGTGTACTCCCGCATCATGGTGCGGGTGTCCCAGCGCACGGTGGCCGCCCTGCGTCAGGATCTGTTCGATAAGCTGCAGGGGCTCCCCCTGCGCTACTTCGACACCCACCAGTCCGGCGACCTCATGAGCCGCTTCACCAACGACATCGACACGGTGTCCGAAATGATCAACAACAGCTTCGCCAATGTGCTGTCCAACTCCCTGACGTTCCTATGCACCATCGGGATGCTGCTGTACCTGAACTGGGCGCTGACCCTTATCACCTTCGCCTTCCTAGGTCTGATGCTTCTGGTGGTAAAGACCATCGGCAGCCGCAGCCGGGTCAGCTTCCAGCGGCAGCAGGCCGCTCTGGGCGACCTCAACGGCTACATTGAGGAGATGATCGAGGGCCAGAAGGTTATCAAGGTGTTCCACCACGAGCAGCAGGCCATCGACCAGTTCTCCGTCCGCAACGATACCTATCAGACGGCGGCCACCATGGCCCAGACCTATGCCGGATCCATGATGCCCGCCACCGCCAATCTCTCCCGCATCAACTACGCCGTCACCTGCTGCGTAGGCGGACTGCTGGCCATGGGCGGTGTGTTCGATATCGGCTCTCTGGGTGCCTATCTTCTGTACGTCAAGCAGGTGTCCCAGCCGGTGAGCCAGATCAGCCAGCAGGTGAACACCATTCTGGCCGCCATGGCCGGTGCCGAGCGCATCTTCGCCGTCATGGAGGTACAGCCGGAGGAGGACGAGGGCCAGACCACCATCGTCCGGGTGGAGAAAAACGGCGACACCCTCACCGAGGTACCCCAGCGCACCGGACACTGGGCATGGAAGAAGCCCGACAGCTCCCTGACGGAGCTACGGGGCGACGTGCGCTTCGACCACGTCACCTTCGGCTACGATCCGGATAAGGCGGTGCTCCACGATATCTCCCTCTTTGCCGAGCCCGGTCAAAAGATCGCCTTCGTGGGCTCCACCGGCGCCGGAAAGACCACCATCACCAACCTCATCAACCGCTTCTACGACATCCAGCAGGGAACCATCACCTACGACGGCATCGACGTCCGGGAGATCCGCAAGAACTCTCTGCGGAAGTCGCTGGGCATCGTCCTGCAGGACACCCACCTCTTCACCGGCACCATTGCCGACAACATCCGCTACGGCAAGCTGGACGCCACGGATGAGCAGGTCCGGGCCGCCGCCAAGCTGGCTAACGCCGACACCTTCATCCGCCACCTGCCTCAGGGTTACGACACCGTCATCACCGGTGACGGCGGCAGTCTCAGTCAGGGGGAGCGCCAGCTGCTGGCCATTGCACGGGCCGCCGTGTCCGATCCTCCGGTGCTGATTCTGGACGAGGCCACCTCCTCCATCGATACCCGCACGGAGAAGCTCATTGAGCAGGGCATGGATTCCCTGATGGAGGGCCGCACGGTGTTCGTCATTGCCCACCGGCTCTCCACCGTTCGCAACGCACAGGCCATTCTGGTGCTGGAGCAGGGGCAGATCATCGAGCGGGGCAACCACGAGACACTGCTGGCCCAGAAGGGCAAGTACTATCAGCTGTATACCGGCCAGTCCGAGCTCAGTTGA